One Rhodoferax ferrireducens T118 DNA segment encodes these proteins:
- a CDS encoding methyl-accepting chemotaxis protein, producing MNRLKISTRLALLIGVLAMLLVLTGSIGLYGMGKSDEAMDIAYKDSTVQIANIGNIKYLMLRNRLMIANAVIEQTPESIKRAGDEVEADIAKISKIWDVYLVGPKSSEEAQLAKAYADKRAQYVQEGLRPAVAALQANELPTTRQLVVEKIRPAFDAARDAADALQKFQLDEAKKGFEANSDRYHTIRAVCIAAIALGLLFAAWFGWMLARGIANPLARAVKISEAVAQGDLSQTIRVTNGTDEISALMRGFAHMQTSLASVVTNVRRGSEGVATASAEIAQGNSDLSSRTESQASALEETAASMEQLSSTVKANADNARQANQLALSASTVAVQGGEVVAQVVDTMKGINDASRKISDIISVIDGIAFQTNILALNAAVEAARAGEQGRGFAVVASEVRSLAGRSAEAAKEIKSLINANVEHVEQGTLLVDKAGSTMTEVVSAIKRVTDIMGEISAASNEQSLGVTQVGEAVTQMDQVTQQNAALVEEMAAAASSLKVQAQELVQVVAVFKLSANDAQQGMATMAAVRSHKPGAVPFKGEERRGAGIPKGAAARSRTSSPASQAPSTTPTLLSARAAPPKAAPAAAGAEGDWETF from the coding sequence ATGAATAGACTAAAGATTTCCACCCGACTCGCCCTTCTGATCGGCGTGCTGGCCATGTTGCTGGTGCTGACTGGCAGCATTGGCTTGTATGGCATGGGCAAAAGTGACGAGGCGATGGATATCGCCTACAAGGACTCCACCGTCCAAATTGCCAACATCGGCAACATCAAGTACCTGATGTTGCGCAACCGCCTGATGATTGCAAACGCCGTCATTGAGCAAACCCCCGAGAGCATCAAGCGGGCGGGTGACGAGGTCGAAGCCGATATCGCCAAAATCAGCAAGATCTGGGACGTCTACTTGGTCGGGCCCAAATCCTCTGAAGAGGCGCAGCTGGCCAAGGCCTACGCCGACAAGCGCGCCCAGTATGTGCAAGAGGGCCTGCGGCCTGCCGTCGCTGCCTTGCAGGCCAACGAGCTGCCCACCACACGGCAGCTCGTGGTGGAAAAAATCCGCCCCGCGTTTGACGCCGCGCGGGACGCGGCTGACGCCCTGCAAAAATTCCAGCTGGACGAAGCCAAAAAAGGTTTTGAGGCCAACAGCGACCGCTACCACACCATCCGCGCCGTGTGTATTGCCGCCATCGCCTTGGGCCTGCTGTTTGCCGCCTGGTTTGGCTGGATGTTGGCGCGCGGCATTGCCAACCCCTTGGCACGGGCGGTCAAGATCTCTGAAGCAGTGGCGCAGGGCGATTTGAGCCAAACCATCAGAGTCACCAACGGCACCGACGAAATATCGGCGCTGATGCGTGGCTTTGCCCACATGCAAACCAGCCTGGCCAGCGTCGTCACCAACGTGCGCCGAGGCTCCGAAGGCGTAGCCACGGCCAGCGCCGAAATTGCGCAAGGCAACAGCGACCTCTCAAGCCGCACCGAGAGTCAAGCCAGCGCGCTGGAAGAAACCGCCGCGTCCATGGAACAACTCAGCTCCACCGTCAAAGCCAACGCCGACAACGCGCGCCAGGCCAATCAACTGGCCCTGAGCGCCAGCACGGTCGCCGTGCAGGGCGGCGAAGTGGTGGCGCAGGTGGTGGACACCATGAAAGGCATCAACGACGCCTCGCGCAAGATCAGCGACATCATCAGCGTCATTGACGGCATCGCCTTCCAGACCAACATCCTGGCGCTCAACGCGGCCGTGGAAGCGGCGCGCGCCGGGGAGCAAGGCCGCGGTTTTGCCGTGGTGGCTTCTGAAGTGCGCTCGCTGGCCGGACGCTCGGCCGAGGCGGCCAAGGAAATCAAGAGCCTGATCAACGCCAACGTGGAACACGTTGAGCAGGGTACGCTGCTGGTGGACAAGGCGGGCAGCACCATGACCGAGGTGGTCAGCGCGATCAAGCGCGTGACGGACATCATGGGGGAGATCAGTGCCGCCAGCAACGAGCAAAGCCTGGGTGTGACACAAGTCGGCGAAGCGGTCACGCAAATGGACCAGGTCACCCAGCAAAACGCGGCGCTGGTCGAAGAAATGGCAGCAGCAGCCAGCAGCCTGAAAGTGCAGGCGCAGGAGCTGGTGCAAGTGGTGGCGGTGTTCAAGCTCAGCGCCAATGACGCCCAACAGGGTATGGCCACCATGGCTGCGGTGCGCTCGCACAAGCCGGGGGCGGTGCCGTTCAAGGGCGAGGAGCGGCGCGGCGCGGGCATCCCCAAGGGTGCAGCGGCCCGATCACGGACCAGCAGCCCTGCCAGCCAGGCCCCGAGCACAACGCCGACATTGTTAAGCGCGCGCGCCGCGCCCCCCAAAGCGGCACCGGCAGCGGCTGGCGCCGAGGGTGACTGGGAAACTTTCTGA
- a CDS encoding methyl-accepting chemotaxis protein, with translation MNINDMKISSRLTLGFGVLGLLIALMGGVSLLKVGVMSKMFNQVIDERMPLIAATNEVKGDLNAISIALRNTMMMRDADGIKKEVERVESARVRINASLARLGEQTTSDTGQAILAKVAKARSQYDPMQAEVMGLVNAGSFFEARTLLMDKVAPAQEAYFDTLNGLLTHLDSQLNQSTSATQDAATSMKVVVVATLAIALVLAVLMAAWIIRSITGPLNQAVAVSRAVAAGDLSQQFEASGKSETALLLLALKDMQAHLSTVVSEVRDDAESVATASAEIAQGDLDLSARTESQASSLEQTSASMELLSANVKQNADNARKANELALNASSVAARGGDVVSQVVDTMKGINDASRRISDIISVIDGIAFQTNILALNAAVEAARAGEQGRGFAVVASEVRSLAGRSAEAAREIKSLINASVERVEQGSALVDRAGATMSEVVNSIRHVTDIMAEISIASTDQSDGVSQVGEAIAQMDQATQQNAALVEEMAASAGSLKSRAQALVQTVAVFKLEAA, from the coding sequence GTGAACATTAATGACATGAAAATTTCCAGCCGCTTGACGTTGGGCTTTGGCGTGCTTGGACTGCTGATTGCACTCATGGGTGGCGTGTCGCTGCTCAAGGTGGGCGTCATGAGCAAGATGTTCAACCAGGTGATTGACGAGCGCATGCCGCTCATCGCCGCGACCAACGAGGTCAAGGGCGACCTCAACGCGATCTCCATTGCGCTTCGCAACACCATGATGATGCGAGACGCAGACGGCATCAAAAAAGAGGTTGAGCGCGTGGAGTCGGCGCGCGTGCGCATCAACGCCAGTCTGGCCAGGCTCGGCGAGCAGACGACGTCTGACACGGGTCAGGCCATTCTGGCCAAGGTGGCCAAGGCGCGCAGCCAATACGACCCCATGCAGGCAGAGGTCATGGGCTTGGTGAACGCCGGTTCTTTCTTTGAGGCCAGGACGCTGCTCATGGACAAAGTGGCGCCGGCCCAGGAGGCTTATTTCGACACGCTCAATGGCCTGCTCACGCACCTCGACAGCCAGCTGAACCAATCCACCAGCGCCACCCAGGACGCCGCCACCAGCATGAAGGTTGTCGTCGTGGCCACACTCGCCATTGCCCTGGTACTGGCCGTGCTGATGGCGGCCTGGATCATTCGCTCCATCACCGGCCCGCTCAACCAGGCCGTGGCCGTGTCGCGCGCTGTGGCCGCCGGTGACCTGAGCCAGCAGTTCGAGGCCAGCGGCAAGAGCGAAACCGCCCTGCTGCTGCTGGCGCTCAAGGACATGCAGGCGCACCTGAGCACCGTGGTCTCCGAGGTCCGCGACGACGCCGAGAGCGTGGCCACGGCCAGCGCCGAGATTGCCCAGGGCGATCTGGACCTGTCGGCCCGAACCGAGAGTCAGGCCAGCTCACTGGAACAAACCTCAGCGTCCATGGAGTTGCTCAGCGCCAACGTCAAGCAAAACGCCGACAACGCCCGCAAGGCCAATGAGCTGGCCCTGAATGCCAGCAGCGTGGCGGCGCGGGGCGGTGACGTGGTGAGCCAGGTGGTGGACACCATGAAAGGCATCAACGACGCGTCGCGCAGAATCTCCGACATCATCAGTGTGATTGATGGCATTGCCTTTCAGACCAATATTCTGGCGCTCAACGCGGCCGTGGAAGCGGCCCGGGCCGGCGAGCAGGGTCGCGGTTTTGCCGTGGTGGCCAGCGAGGTACGCTCGCTCGCCGGGCGCTCGGCCGAGGCGGCCCGGGAAATCAAGTCATTGATCAATGCCAGTGTGGAGCGCGTGGAACAAGGCAGCGCGCTGGTGGACCGGGCCGGCGCCACCATGAGCGAGGTGGTCAATAGCATTCGCCATGTGACCGACATCATGGCCGAGATCAGTATTGCGAGCACCGACCAGAGTGACGGCGTTTCCCAGGTCGGCGAGGCGATTGCCCAAATGGATCAGGCAACGCAGCAAAACGCGGCGCTGGTCGAAGAGATGGCCGCCTCCGCCGGCAGTCTGAAATCACGCGCCCAGGCACTGGTACAAACCGTGGCGGTGTTCAAACTGGAAGCCGCCTAG
- the gph gene encoding phosphoglycolate phosphatase (PGP is an essential enzyme in the glycolate salvage pathway in higher organisms (photorespiration in plants). Phosphoglycolate results from the oxidase activity of RubisCO in the Calvin cycle when concentrations of carbon dioxide are low relative to oxygen. This enzyme is a member of the Haloacid Dehalogenase (HAD) superfamily of aspartate-nucleophile hydrolase enzymes (PF00702).) has product MNSIDLNQFDVSAVIVDLDGTMIDTLDDFCVALNRMLGDLPAPFASHQVDRATVAQLVGKGSEHLLKSVLTLVSNASLAIDSEAYDGSTAGNEADLPDRLYPQAWASYQRHYRAVNGQYARVFPGVEAGLVYLKARGLKLACLTNKPTAFARALLQAKGLDGFFDLTFGGDAFARKKPDPLPLLATCAALGSVPRRTLMIGDSSNDAQAARAAGCPVLLVTYGYNHGQPIRDVQADGYIDSLQRLIPA; this is encoded by the coding sequence TTGAACTCTATTGACTTGAACCAGTTTGACGTCAGTGCCGTCATCGTTGACCTTGATGGCACCATGATTGACACATTGGACGATTTTTGTGTTGCGCTCAACCGGATGCTGGGCGACTTGCCTGCGCCTTTTGCCTCCCATCAGGTCGACCGCGCAACGGTTGCGCAGCTGGTCGGCAAAGGCTCAGAGCATTTGCTGAAAAGCGTGCTGACCCTCGTCAGCAATGCTTCATTAGCTATTGATTCAGAAGCATATGACGGATCGACTGCAGGCAACGAGGCCGACTTGCCGGACCGTCTCTACCCGCAGGCCTGGGCCAGTTACCAGCGCCATTACCGCGCGGTTAATGGCCAATACGCCCGTGTTTTTCCCGGTGTTGAGGCGGGGCTGGTCTACCTGAAAGCCCGCGGCCTGAAGCTGGCCTGCCTGACCAACAAACCGACGGCGTTCGCCCGCGCGCTGCTGCAGGCCAAGGGCCTGGACGGTTTCTTTGATCTCACGTTTGGCGGCGACGCCTTTGCGCGTAAAAAGCCCGATCCGCTGCCGCTGCTCGCCACCTGTGCCGCGTTGGGCTCAGTGCCGCGGCGCACCTTGATGATTGGCGACTCCAGCAACGACGCCCAGGCGGCGCGTGCCGCTGGCTGCCCGGTGCTGCTGGTGACCTACGGCTACAACCATGGTCAGCCGATTCGCGACGTGCAGGCCGATGGCTACATCGACTCCTTGCAGCGCTTGATACCTGCCTAG